Proteins encoded by one window of Streptacidiphilus sp. PB12-B1b:
- a CDS encoding 2'-5' RNA ligase family protein: MRRSADGVVRAEADRDGIAGLAGVPGQRGGTVTIGVSLAVPDPWAAQIQDARAGYGDPLARAVATHVTLLPPTEVPAERLGAVGRQLADAARRHRPFRVLLRGSDSFRPVSPVVFVRLDEGARECRMLEASVRSGLLARELAFPYHPHVTVAQAVDEAVLDRAQREFRDFRADFTVPGFCLYRFGEDRVWRPELHLAFGAAEA, from the coding sequence TTGCGGCGAAGCGCTGACGGGGTGGTGCGGGCGGAGGCCGACCGGGACGGCATAGCCGGACTGGCCGGCGTACCCGGGCAGCGGGGCGGCACGGTCACCATCGGGGTGTCCCTGGCCGTCCCCGACCCGTGGGCCGCGCAGATCCAGGACGCCCGCGCCGGGTACGGCGATCCGCTGGCCCGGGCGGTGGCCACGCATGTCACGCTGCTGCCGCCGACCGAGGTGCCCGCCGAGCGGCTGGGCGCGGTCGGGCGGCAGCTGGCCGACGCGGCCCGGCGGCACCGGCCGTTCCGGGTGCTGCTGCGCGGTAGCGACAGCTTCCGCCCGGTCTCGCCGGTGGTGTTCGTCCGGCTGGACGAGGGCGCGCGCGAGTGCCGGATGCTGGAGGCGTCGGTCCGCTCCGGGCTGCTGGCGCGGGAGCTGGCCTTCCCCTACCACCCGCATGTGACGGTGGCCCAGGCGGTGGACGAGGCCGTCCTGGACCGGGCGCAGCGGGAGTTCCGGGACTTCCGGGCGGACTTCACCGTGCCCGGCTTCTGCCTCTACCGCTTCGGCGAGGACCGGGTCTGGCGGCCCGAGCTGCACCTCGCCTTCGGCGCCGCCGAGGCCTGA
- the trpS gene encoding tryptophan--tRNA ligase: MVTDRPRVLSGIQPTSGSFHLGNYLGAVRQWVSLQETHDAFYMVVDLHAITVEQDPATLRENTRVSVAQLLGVGLDPERCTLFIQSHVPEHAQLGWVMNCFTGFGEAARMTQFKDKSGKQGADRTTVGLFTYPILQVADILLYQADQVPVGEDQRQHIELTRDLAERFNSRLGQTFTVPNPYILKETAKIFDLQDPTSKMSKSASTPKGLVNLLDEVKTSTKKIKSAVTDTGTVVSYDEQEKAGVSNLLRIHSAISGRSVPELVEHFEGRMYGALKTELAELYAEWVAPIQQRTRSYLDDPAELDRVLARGAEKARAVAGETLATAYDRIGFLAAKR, encoded by the coding sequence ATGGTCACTGATCGCCCTCGCGTGCTCTCCGGTATCCAGCCGACGTCCGGCTCCTTCCACCTGGGCAACTACCTGGGCGCGGTGCGCCAGTGGGTGTCGCTCCAGGAGACCCACGACGCCTTCTACATGGTCGTGGACCTGCACGCGATCACTGTCGAGCAGGATCCGGCGACGCTGCGGGAGAACACCCGGGTGTCGGTCGCGCAGCTGCTCGGCGTCGGGCTCGATCCCGAGCGCTGCACGCTGTTCATCCAGTCGCACGTGCCCGAGCACGCCCAGCTGGGCTGGGTGATGAACTGCTTCACCGGCTTCGGCGAGGCCGCACGGATGACCCAGTTCAAGGACAAGTCGGGCAAACAGGGCGCGGATCGCACCACGGTCGGCCTGTTCACCTACCCGATCCTGCAGGTCGCGGACATCCTGCTGTACCAGGCGGACCAGGTGCCGGTCGGCGAGGACCAGCGGCAGCACATCGAGCTGACCCGGGATCTGGCCGAGCGCTTCAACAGCCGGCTCGGACAGACCTTCACCGTGCCCAACCCGTACATCCTCAAGGAGACGGCCAAGATCTTCGACCTGCAGGACCCGACGTCGAAGATGAGCAAGTCGGCCTCCACCCCCAAGGGCCTGGTCAACCTGCTGGACGAGGTGAAGACCAGCACCAAGAAGATCAAGAGCGCGGTCACCGACACCGGCACCGTGGTCTCCTACGACGAGCAGGAGAAGGCCGGGGTCTCCAACCTGCTGCGGATCCACTCGGCCATCAGCGGCCGGTCCGTCCCGGAGCTGGTCGAGCACTTCGAGGGCCGGATGTACGGCGCGCTGAAGACCGAGCTGGCCGAGCTGTACGCCGAGTGGGTCGCCCCGATCCAGCAGCGCACCCGCAGCTACCTGGACGATCCGGCCGAGCTGGACCGGGTGCTCGCCCGGGGCGCGGAGAAGGCCCGCGCCGTCGCCGGGGAGACGCTGGCCACCGCGTACGACCGGATCGGCTTCCTTGCGGCGAAGCGCTGA
- a CDS encoding hemolysin family protein has product MSETLQDAGLVLIFIIIGGLFNIAEISLISLREGQIQALAERGTKRAVRAAHLAGDPNRFLAAVQVGVTCMGFLSAAFGADTLAAKASPLFEKLGMGSDLASTTALVLLTLLISYVSLVLGELTPKRIGLQRAESIALLAAPMVDAISVVLRPVIWLLSRSTNLMVRLLGGDPKAGRNAMSSEELRGLVASNTELGSDERRLIGDVFAAGERQLREVMVPRTEVTFLDAGRPLAEVRQEVSRYPHSRYPVVDGSYDIVVGFVHVRDLYRGAEPGAVAARTVRDLARPVKLLPATKRVLPSMSEMRHEGHHLAIVVDEYGGTAGIVTLEDLVEEVIGEIRDEYDSQEVSTTRRLAGGSIEVDGLLNLADFAEETGLELPEGPYETVAGFVVAELGHLPDLGEQVGVADGYTLEIAAMDGRRVDRIRVTEVKEDAPAEAPGPGAAPAGPPPAAG; this is encoded by the coding sequence GTGAGCGAAACCCTCCAGGACGCCGGGCTGGTCCTGATCTTCATCATCATCGGCGGACTGTTCAACATCGCGGAGATCTCGCTGATCTCGCTGCGCGAGGGACAGATCCAGGCCCTGGCCGAGCGCGGCACCAAGCGCGCGGTCAGGGCCGCGCACCTCGCCGGGGACCCCAACCGCTTCCTCGCCGCCGTCCAGGTCGGCGTGACCTGCATGGGCTTCCTGTCGGCGGCCTTCGGCGCGGACACCCTGGCCGCCAAGGCGTCGCCGCTGTTCGAGAAGCTCGGCATGGGCTCCGACCTGGCCTCGACCACGGCGCTGGTGCTGCTGACCCTGCTGATCTCGTACGTCTCGCTGGTGCTCGGCGAGCTGACGCCCAAGCGGATCGGCCTGCAGCGCGCCGAGTCCATCGCGCTGCTGGCCGCGCCCATGGTGGACGCCATCTCGGTGGTGCTGCGGCCGGTGATCTGGCTGCTGTCGCGCTCCACCAACCTGATGGTGCGGCTGCTCGGCGGCGACCCCAAGGCGGGCCGCAACGCCATGAGTTCGGAGGAGCTGCGCGGTCTGGTCGCCTCCAACACCGAGCTGGGCAGCGACGAGCGGCGGCTGATCGGCGACGTCTTCGCCGCCGGGGAGCGGCAGCTGCGCGAGGTGATGGTGCCGCGCACCGAGGTGACCTTCCTGGACGCCGGACGCCCGCTGGCGGAGGTGCGGCAGGAGGTCAGCCGCTACCCGCACTCGCGCTACCCGGTGGTGGACGGCTCCTACGACATCGTGGTCGGCTTCGTGCACGTCCGGGACCTCTACCGGGGCGCCGAGCCGGGCGCCGTGGCCGCGCGCACCGTCCGGGACCTGGCCCGGCCGGTGAAGCTGCTGCCGGCGACCAAGCGGGTGCTGCCGTCCATGTCGGAGATGCGGCACGAGGGCCACCACCTGGCCATCGTGGTGGACGAGTACGGCGGCACGGCCGGGATCGTGACCCTGGAGGACCTGGTCGAGGAGGTCATCGGGGAGATCCGGGACGAGTACGACTCGCAGGAGGTCAGCACCACCCGGCGGCTGGCGGGCGGCTCGATCGAGGTGGACGGCCTGCTGAACCTGGCCGACTTCGCCGAGGAGACCGGCCTGGAGCTGCCGGAGGGCCCGTACGAGACGGTGGCCGGCTTCGTCGTGGCCGAGCTGGGGCACCTGCCGGACCTGGGCGAGCAGGTCGGGGTGGCCGACGGCTACACCCTGGAGATCGCCGCGATGGACGGCCGCCGGGTGGACCGGATCCGGGTCACCGAGGTCAAGGAGGACGCCCCGGCCGAGGCCCCCGGCCCGGGTGCGGCGCCCGCCGGGCCCCCGCCGGCGGCCGGGTAG
- the glyA gene encoding serine hydroxymethyltransferase produces the protein MTEQQHPNPQHPNPQQTRHPELREADPEIAALVAAEEQLQADTLRLIPSENYVSAAVLEATGTVLQNKYSEGYPGKRYYEGQQNIDQVETLAVERARALFGVDHANVQPYSGSPANLAVYLAFLKPGDTVLGMALPMGGHLTHGWGVSATGSWFNGVRYGVRADTGRTDLDQVRELALKERPKLIFCGGTAVPRTIDFAAFAEIAREVDAVLVADIAHIAGLVAGGAHPSPVGHADVISTTTHKTLRGPRGALLMSTAQHARALDRAVFPGLQGGPHNHTTAAVAVALKEASGPEFRAYAHQVVDNARELGEQLAARGFDLVSGGTDNHLLLIDLTGKDVPGKVAAKALDRAGIVVNHNTVPYDTRTPFDPSGIRIGTPSLTSRGIPRSAMAAVAAWIDRAVLAARSGDEDALAAVRAEVKELMDAHPAPGLPLG, from the coding sequence ATGACGGAGCAGCAGCACCCGAACCCCCAGCACCCGAACCCCCAGCAGACCCGGCACCCCGAACTGCGCGAGGCCGATCCCGAGATCGCCGCGCTCGTCGCCGCCGAGGAGCAGTTGCAGGCCGACACCCTGCGGCTGATCCCCAGCGAGAACTACGTCTCCGCCGCCGTCCTGGAGGCGACCGGCACGGTGCTGCAGAACAAGTACTCCGAGGGCTACCCCGGGAAGCGCTACTACGAGGGCCAGCAGAACATCGACCAGGTGGAGACGCTGGCGGTGGAGCGGGCCAGGGCGCTGTTCGGCGTCGACCACGCCAACGTCCAGCCGTACTCCGGTTCGCCCGCCAACCTCGCCGTCTACCTGGCCTTCCTCAAGCCGGGCGACACCGTGCTGGGCATGGCCCTGCCGATGGGCGGCCACCTGACCCACGGCTGGGGCGTCTCCGCGACCGGCTCCTGGTTCAACGGCGTGCGCTACGGCGTGCGCGCCGACACCGGCCGGACCGATCTGGACCAGGTCCGGGAGCTGGCGCTGAAGGAGCGCCCGAAGCTGATCTTCTGCGGCGGCACCGCCGTCCCGAGGACGATCGACTTCGCCGCGTTCGCCGAGATCGCCCGGGAGGTGGACGCCGTCCTGGTCGCGGACATCGCGCACATCGCCGGTCTGGTCGCGGGCGGCGCCCACCCCAGCCCGGTCGGCCACGCGGACGTGATCTCCACCACCACCCACAAAACCCTGCGCGGTCCGCGCGGCGCCCTGCTGATGTCCACCGCGCAGCACGCCCGCGCCCTCGACCGGGCCGTCTTCCCCGGGCTCCAGGGCGGCCCGCACAACCACACCACGGCGGCGGTCGCGGTGGCGCTGAAGGAGGCGTCCGGGCCGGAGTTCCGGGCCTACGCGCACCAGGTGGTGGACAACGCCCGCGAGCTGGGCGAGCAGTTGGCGGCGCGCGGCTTCGACCTGGTCTCCGGCGGCACCGACAACCACCTCCTGCTGATCGACCTGACCGGCAAGGACGTCCCCGGCAAGGTCGCCGCCAAGGCTCTGGACCGGGCCGGGATCGTGGTCAACCACAACACCGTGCCGTACGACACCCGCACGCCGTTCGACCCCTCCGGGATCAGGATCGGCACGCCCTCGCTCACCTCACGCGGCATCCCGCGGAGCGCCATGGCCGCCGTCGCCGCCTGGATCGACCGGGCGGTTCTGGCCGCCCGCAGCGGCGACGAGGACGCCCTGGCCGCCGTCCGCGCCGAGGTCAAGGAGCTGATGGACGCCCACCCGGCGCCCGGGCTGCCGCTCGGCTGA